In the Arthrobacter sp. Soc17.1.1.1 genome, CCGACGCTCCCGCCACCACCTCCCCGAAGGCCGTCTGGCAGCTGCAGTCCGACATGGCGACGGATGCCGGGGACCCGACGCCGTCCGTCCCCTCCCCGCTGGACCGCGAGACCATCCGGCGCCTCGAGCGGAAGCTCCTCGGCGCCGAGCGCACCCTCAAGCGCCGCGACATCGCCGCCGGCGCGGGTGTGTCCCTCCTGTCCGCGCGGAAGCTGTGGCGCGCCATGGGCTTCCCCAACATCGGCGACGACGACGTCGCGTTCACCGAGAAGGACCTCCAGGCGCTCACCACGATCATCGACCTGGTGCGCCAGGAGCAGCTCACCGAGGACGCCGCCATCTCGATCACCCGTGCCGTGGGGCAGATGACGGACCGCATGGTGGTCTGGCAGATCGAGGCCATCGTGGAGGAGATGGTGGCGCAGCGCGGACTCACGGACGCGGACGCGCGGAAGACGCTCGTCTCCGAGCTGCCGGATCTCATCGAGCCCCTCGAGAAGACCCTGGTGTACGCGTGGCGCCGGCAGATGAACGCGGCCGTCCAGCGGCTCGCGCTGCGCGCCGAATCGGGCCTGCGCTCCAGCGAGGCCGGGCGCGACGGCGACGAGCAGGACGCGCCGCTGCCGCTCGCCCGCGCCGTCGGCTTCGCGGACCTCGTCTCCTACACGAGCCTCTCCCGGCAGATGAACGAGCGCACCCTCGCGCAGCTGGTGCAGCGGTTCGAGAACAAGAGCGCGGAGATCATCTCGGTGGGCGGCGGGCGGCTCGTCAAGACGATCGGCGACGAGGTGCTCTACATCGCGGAATCGCCCGAGGCCGGCGCGGAGATCTCCCTCGCCCTGTCCAAGGCCTTCTCCGAGGACGAGTTCCTCCCCTCGGCCCGCTGCTCGCTCGTGTGGGGCCGGGTGCTGTCCCGGCTCGGCGACATCTACGGGCCCACCGTGAACCTCGCCGCGCGCCTCACGGCGCTCGCCGAACCCGGCGAGGTGCTCGTGGACTCCGGCACGGCCGCGACGCTCACGCAGAACGAGAAGTTCGTCCTGACGCCCCACGAGGCGCGCCAGGTGCGCGGGTTCGGCGAGGTGCGCCCCGTGACCCTGGCCCGGGGGACGGGCACGGGGATCATCCTCGACTGACCGCGGGAACGCCGGCGCGCGAACACGCGCGTGGGGAGCGGTCCCCGCGGTCCGGCGTTGGCACTTCGCCGGACCCGTGCGAGACTGCTACCGACCGCCCACCCGTGTGGGCGGCCCGCAGCACGATCAAATGGGGCACCAAGAGTGAAGTTCGCAGGTCTCAACCGCACAAGGCCGCAGCGCCGCCGTGCCATGTCCGCCGCCGTCGTGACCACTGTCACCGGGGCCGTCGTGGCCGGAGCGCTGCTGTACCCGGGTTTCGCGACCGCGGACGTCGACCTGAACGACGGCGGCGTCTGGGTCACCAACGAGACCCTCGGCATGGTGGGCCACCTGAACTACCAGTCCCGCCTGCTCGACGGCGGCTACGCCGCGAACAGCGACGCGTTCGACATCCAGCAGCAGACCTCCACCGTCTTCAACATCAACTCCGACCAGGCGAAGGTCAGCCCCGTCGACATCGCCAACGTGGTGCGCGGCACCGAGGTGCAGCTGCCCGGCGACGCGGTCCTCGCGATGGGCGGCACCACCGCGACCGTCACCGACCGGTCCACCGGGTCGGTCTGGATCACCACGACGGCGGCCCTCGCCGCCTTCAGCGACCAGGAGACGGACCCGGTCTCCACGGGCCGCGGCTCCGTGGCCGCCGTCTCGTCGTCGGGCCGGGTGACCGTCGCCGATCCCGAGGCCGGCACCATCAGCAGCTACGCCGTCGCGGCGGACGGCACCTGGGAGGAGCCCGACGTCCGGGAGGCGCCGGAGCTCGCGAACACCGGCGACCTGCAGGTCGCCGCCGTGGGGGAGGACACCGTCGTCCTCGACCCCGCCTCGGGGCTCGTGGTCCTGCCGGACGGGAGGACCGCCACCTTCGAGGACACCGAACGCGCGAAGCTCCAGCAGAGCGGACCCGCCGCGGAGACCGTCTCGATCGCCACCGAGACGTCCCTCATCCAGCAGCCGCTCGACGGTTCGGACGCCGTCACCACCGACATCGGCAACGGGCTGCCCGCCGCACCGGTGATGCAGGCCGGCTGCCTGCATGCCGCGTGGTCCGGCGCCGAGACGTACATCCGCGACTGCCGCGACGACGCGGACGACCGCCGGGAGGACATCCCCAACATCGGCGCCCAGTCGGAGCTCGTCTTCCGCGTGAACCGGGACGTCGTGGTCCTCAATGACGTCGCCGCGGGCGACGTGTGGCTCGTGCAGCAGAACCTCGAACTGGTCGACAACTGGGGGGACATCGTCCCGCCGAAGGACGAGTCGGACGAGGAGGACCAGGAGTCGGCGAGCGAGAACCCGGTCAACACCCTGCCGGACCGCTCCGGGGAGAACCGCCCGCCCGTCGCCTCCGACGACTCGTTCGGCGCGCGTGCCGGACGCACCACGATCCTCAACGTGCTCGACAACGACACCGACCCGGACGGCGACCTCCTGACCGCCACGCTCTCCGGCGACCAGCCGCCGTCGGGCACCGTGCAGAGCATCTACGACGGCGCCGGGATGCAGATCGTGGTGCCCGCCGACGCGCCCGTGGGGCGCAGCACCTTCCGGTACGACATCGAGGACGGCCGCGGCGGCAAGGCCGGGGCCGCCGTCACGCTCGACGTCCGCGGGCCGGACGCCAACGAGGCGCCGCGCGCGAAGCGGCCCACGACCATCCTCGTGGAGCAGGGCCGCAGCGTCAGCCAGAACATCCTCAGCACGTGGGAGGACCCGGACGGCGACGACCTGTTCCTCGTCAGCGCGACCCCCACCCCCGACGGCGACCAGGTGCGCACACGCTCCGACGGTCTGCTGACCTTCCGGGACGTCGGCAAGAGCCAGGGCGTCAAGGAGGTGAAGATCGTCGTCTCCGACGGGCTGGAGGAGGTCGAGGGCACGGTCACCTTCGACGTGCGGGCGAACGGCATCCTCCCGCCGGTGGCGAACTTCGACCACTTCACGGCGATCGTGGGCCAGGAGGTGCAGCTGTCCCCGCTGCAGAACGACCTCGACCCGGCCGGCGGGCAGCTGAGCCTCGCCAAGGCCGAGGCCACGGGCCAGGACGCCGCGATCACCCCCGACTACGACACCGGGACCATCGCCTTCACGCCGTCGCAGGCCGGGACGGTGTACCTCGAGTACCTCGTGACCAACGGCCCCCAGACCGCCAGCGGCCTCATCCGCGTGGACGCCAAGGCCAGCGGCATCGAGGGCGCCCCCGTGGCCGTCCGCGACGTGGCCCTGCTCCCGCGGAACGGGGACGTCCTGGTGGACGTCCTCGCCAACGACACCGACCCGACGGGCGGCGTCATGGTGGTGCAGTCCGTGACCACGCCGGACGGCTCGCCGCTCGACGTCGCCCTGCTCGACCACAACATCCTGCGCCTCCACGACGTGCGCGGCCTGAACCAGCAGAGCACCCTGAAGTACACCGTCTCCAACGGTGCCGCGTCGGCCACCGGGGAGGTCAGCGTGCTCTCCGTCGCCGGCCCCGAGACGCTCCTGCCGCCGCAGGCGACGCCGGACACCGCGACGGTCCGCGTGGGCGACGTCGTCAACATCCCCGTGCTCGACAACGACACCCACCCCAACGGCGACGCCCTCACCCTGGACCCCGTGATCGTGCAGGGCGTGGATCCCGCGGACGGCCGCATGTTCGCCTCCGAGAACGTGCTGCGCTTCGTCGCCGGCCCCACCGCGAAGACCGTCTACGCCATCTACAACGTGCGTGACACCTCCGGCCAGGTGGACTCCGCCGAGGTGCGGATCACCATCAAGGCGCGCGACGACGCCAAGAACACCCAACCCGTCCCGAAGAACCTCGAGGGACGCGTGATCGCGGGCTCCACGGTGCGCATCCCGGTCCCGCTCGACGGCATCGACGCCGACGGCGACTCCGTGTTCCTCACCGGCATCGACAGCGCCCCGAAGCAGGGCGCGGCCGTCCCGGGTACGAACTACATCGACTTCACCGCGTCCGCGACCGGTGCGGGCACCGACTCATTCACGTACAGGGTGCGCGACCGCTTCGGTCTCGAGAACACCGGCACCGTGCAGGTGGGTATCGCCCCCGCGGCCGAGGCGAACCAGAAGCCCATCGCGGTGAACGACGGCGCCATCCTGCGTCCCGGCCGCGCGATCGCCGTCGAGGCCCTGCGCAACGACTCCGACCCCGACGGCGACATCATCCGGCTGAACCCGGACGCCCTCGCGGCGACACCCGCCGAGATGGCGCCCGAGACGAAGGACGCGCGGGTGCTGTTCACGGCGCCCGATCAGCAGGGCACCTTCAACGTCCGCTACCAGGTGGTCGACGGCCGGGGCGGCAGCGCGGACGGCAACATCACCGTCACGGTGGACCAGAACGCAGAGCTGCTCCTGCCGATCGCCCGCGACGACCGCGTCGAACCCGCCCAGACGCGCGGCGAGACCGCCGTCGACGTCCCCGTGCTCGACAACGACGAGGATCCCGACGGCGTCCGCGAGGACCTCGAGGTCACCGTGGACCCCGAGTACACGGGCGTGACGGTGGGCAGCGACAACGTGGTGAAGGTGGATCTCACCGAGGAGGACCAGCTCATCCCGTACCAGGTGGAGGACATCGACGGCGGCGTGGCCCGCGCCGTCATCTGGGTGCCGAGCCTCAGCGAGCAGTACCCCACGCTCGTGTCCGACGCGCCCATCGACGTCACCGCGGGGGAGGACCTCGCGCTGGACCTCGGGGAGCTGGTGGAGGTCCGTGAGGGCCGGACGCCGCGCATCACCGTGGCCGAGAAGGTCGCGGCGATCGGTGCGGACAACGGGGCCGAGCTCATCCGTGACCCCTCGAACCTCGTGTACGGGGCTGATCTCGGCTACGCGGGACTCGGCTCCATCACGTTCGAGGTGACCGACGGCACCGGTCCGGACGACCCCGAGGGCCTCACGAGCACCCTCACGGTCCTCACCAACGTGATCCCGGCCCCCGAGACCAACCTCCCACCCACCCTGACCTCCGCCTCGCTCGAGCCGGCCACGGCGGAACCCGCGGTGTCGCTCGACCTGCGGCAGCTCGCGGCGGACCCGAACCCGGAGGACGTCGACGCCCTCGTGTTCGCGCTCGAGGGCGACGTGCCGGCGGGGTTCGAGGCCCGGCTCGACGGCTCGGTGCTCGAGGTCGGTGCCACCGACGACGCGCGCATCGGGGCGGTCGGAAGGCTCGGCATCTCCGTCTCCGACGGCGAGGAGAAGGCCGTCAACGCGGTGGACCTCACGGTGCTCGCCTCCAGCCGGCCCCTCGCCGTCGCCAACACCGACGTGGTGCCGAAGGCCATCCAGGGCGAACCGGTCACCGTGCCCGTGCTCGCCAACGACGTGAACCCCTTCGAGGACACCCCGCTCACCATCGTGGACGTCATCGCCGACGGGAACGGCAGTGCGTCGCAGCAGGGGGACTCCGTCGTCGTGACGCCGTCGGACAGCTTCGTGGGCAGCATGACCGTCCAGTACTCCGTGGCCGACAAGACCGGTGAGAGCAACCGCTACGTGACCGGGCGGATCCAGCTCACGGTCGAGGGCAAGCCCGGTGTGCCCGGGACGCCGACGGTCGAGTCGACGCGCAGCCGGACCGTGGTCATGTCATGGGACCCGCCGGCCAGCAACGGCTCGCCCATCACCGGGTACACCGTCACGAGCGCCAACGGGGTGAGCCAGGAATGCCCCACGACCACGTGCACCATCACGGGGCTGACCAACAACGTCGAATACGTTTTCCAGGTGACCGCCACGAACGCCAACGGCACCTCGGACCCGTCGCCCGCGAGCGCCCCGGCCCGGCCGGACACCAAGCCCGATCAGCCGGCGCCGCCCACCCTCGTGTTCGGCGACCGGTCCCTGACCGTGAACTTCACCCCGCCGAACAACGAGGGCTCGCCCATCGAGGGCTACGAGCTGCAGATCTCGCCCGCACCGGCGAGCGGGGCGCCCCAGCGGTCCGCCGCCGGCAGCCCCGTGACGTGGGAGGGCCTCGAGAACGGCACGGCGTACAAGGTGCGCGTCCAGGCCCGCAACGCGGCCCCGGACCCGTCCGACTGGAGCGACTACTCCGCGGCGGAGACCCCGGCAGGGCCGCCGGGTGTCCCGCAGGCCCCCACGACGACGCGCGCCAAGTCCGTGGGCGCGCAGAGCCAGCTCGCCGTGGACTGGAACGATGCCGATCCCAACGGTGCCCCGGTCACCAAGTACGAGGTGCAGGAGTACCGCGGGGGCGCGCTCGTGCGCACCCTGCCCGAGATCCCCGCCTCGCAGCAGACCATCACGGTGGACAACGCCGAGGCCGACTACTCCTACGCGGTGCGCTCCTACAACAAGGCCGGCTGGTCCGCGTACGGGGCGCAGTCGGCGCCGCGGCGAGCGGTCGGCGCGCCTGCGCCGCCCCCACCGCCCGCACTCGTCGAGGCGGACACGGGCGGTGCCGGCCGCGCCGTCACCATCACGTACACGCCCCTCTCGGCGGCGCAGCGCAACGGCGCCCGCGAGAACGAGGTGTCCTACCAGGCGAGCTTCAACGGCCGCGCGTGGCAGCCGGTCAGCCAGAACCAGACCGTGGGCGGCTTCGCCAACGGCGAGAACGTCACCGCGGTGATCCGCGCGATCGTCACCAGCGACGGCGCCGGCTACACGAGTGAACCGGGGGCACCGTCGGCCGCGGTGCGGCCCTACGGGTCGCCCGGTGCGGCGACCGCCGGCGGGCGCGACGGCAGGCCGGAGCAGAAGAACCTCGAGCTCAGCTGGGGTGCCCCGAACACGAACGCCCACGACGTCAAGCAGATCCAGATCCGGATCGACGGCGGCGGCTGGGAGAATGTGGGCGCCTCGGGCAGCCGGACCATCAACACCGGCGGCTACGAGGAGCGGCACACGATCGACGTCCGCTCGCTCAACTCCCGCGACCAGCCGGGCCCGGTGGCGTCCGCGGCAGCGAGGAGCGGAACCCCGCCGCCGCCCCCGCCACCCGAGCCGCCGCCGAAGACGGAGTGGACCATCAGGGCCGGAGGCCCGGAACTCGACACCCGCAGCTGCATGGATCCGGCCAACGGCACGAACTGGACGGGGTCGGGCTGTACCGGAAGCCACTGGATGTACAGCGAGACCGAACTGGTCTCCGACTGCTACATCAACCGTTCCAGCGGACCCTGGTACCGGCAGAAGTCCGGTCCGAACCGCGACGCCAACAACAACGGCCTGTTCCTGAAGGGGATCCACACCTACAACGGGAACAACCCGCCGGCCGGCATGAGGACGTGCTGATCCGGTGATGGGACGGGCAGGTCCTCGATGGGGAGTCCTCCCCATCGAAGACCGGTCCGGCGCGCCGCTACACTGATGCAGGCATACCTCACGTGTGCCGCAGGTCTCCGGGGGAAATAGCGTGAAGTCTGGTCTCACCGCGCGCAGGCGCAGGTCCGCCACTGCCGTGGCCGCGTCGGTCGCGGGTGCGCTCGCCATCACGGGTGCCGTCATCTACCCCGGCGTCCGTACCGCCGACGTGGACCTCAACGACGGCGGCGTGTGGGTGACGAACCTGGCGCAGGGCAAGATCGGGCACCTGAACTACCAGTCGCGCACGCTCGACGGCGGCCTGCTGGCACCGAGCAACGCCTTCGACGTCCTGCAGCACGAGGGGTCGGTGTTCGCGAGCAACCTGGACCAGGCGGGCGTGGCCCCGATCAGCAACGTCACAGTGACCCTCGGCGAGGAAGCGGCGCTGCCCTCCTCGGGGGACCTCCAGTTCGGCACGGCCTCCCTCCTGCTCGCCAACAGCGAGGACGGGACCGTCCGCACCGCGCCGGCGGCCGACCCCGGGGCCTTCGCCCGGACGGATGCCGCACCGCTCGTCGAGGGGAAGCCGGGTCTCGCCGCGGCCATCGGCCCGGACGACACCGTGGTGGTCGCCGACCCCGGCGCCGGTACCCT is a window encoding:
- a CDS encoding Ig-like domain-containing protein → MKFAGLNRTRPQRRRAMSAAVVTTVTGAVVAGALLYPGFATADVDLNDGGVWVTNETLGMVGHLNYQSRLLDGGYAANSDAFDIQQQTSTVFNINSDQAKVSPVDIANVVRGTEVQLPGDAVLAMGGTTATVTDRSTGSVWITTTAALAAFSDQETDPVSTGRGSVAAVSSSGRVTVADPEAGTISSYAVAADGTWEEPDVREAPELANTGDLQVAAVGEDTVVLDPASGLVVLPDGRTATFEDTERAKLQQSGPAAETVSIATETSLIQQPLDGSDAVTTDIGNGLPAAPVMQAGCLHAAWSGAETYIRDCRDDADDRREDIPNIGAQSELVFRVNRDVVVLNDVAAGDVWLVQQNLELVDNWGDIVPPKDESDEEDQESASENPVNTLPDRSGENRPPVASDDSFGARAGRTTILNVLDNDTDPDGDLLTATLSGDQPPSGTVQSIYDGAGMQIVVPADAPVGRSTFRYDIEDGRGGKAGAAVTLDVRGPDANEAPRAKRPTTILVEQGRSVSQNILSTWEDPDGDDLFLVSATPTPDGDQVRTRSDGLLTFRDVGKSQGVKEVKIVVSDGLEEVEGTVTFDVRANGILPPVANFDHFTAIVGQEVQLSPLQNDLDPAGGQLSLAKAEATGQDAAITPDYDTGTIAFTPSQAGTVYLEYLVTNGPQTASGLIRVDAKASGIEGAPVAVRDVALLPRNGDVLVDVLANDTDPTGGVMVVQSVTTPDGSPLDVALLDHNILRLHDVRGLNQQSTLKYTVSNGAASATGEVSVLSVAGPETLLPPQATPDTATVRVGDVVNIPVLDNDTHPNGDALTLDPVIVQGVDPADGRMFASENVLRFVAGPTAKTVYAIYNVRDTSGQVDSAEVRITIKARDDAKNTQPVPKNLEGRVIAGSTVRIPVPLDGIDADGDSVFLTGIDSAPKQGAAVPGTNYIDFTASATGAGTDSFTYRVRDRFGLENTGTVQVGIAPAAEANQKPIAVNDGAILRPGRAIAVEALRNDSDPDGDIIRLNPDALAATPAEMAPETKDARVLFTAPDQQGTFNVRYQVVDGRGGSADGNITVTVDQNAELLLPIARDDRVEPAQTRGETAVDVPVLDNDEDPDGVREDLEVTVDPEYTGVTVGSDNVVKVDLTEEDQLIPYQVEDIDGGVARAVIWVPSLSEQYPTLVSDAPIDVTAGEDLALDLGELVEVREGRTPRITVAEKVAAIGADNGAELIRDPSNLVYGADLGYAGLGSITFEVTDGTGPDDPEGLTSTLTVLTNVIPAPETNLPPTLTSASLEPATAEPAVSLDLRQLAADPNPEDVDALVFALEGDVPAGFEARLDGSVLEVGATDDARIGAVGRLGISVSDGEEKAVNAVDLTVLASSRPLAVANTDVVPKAIQGEPVTVPVLANDVNPFEDTPLTIVDVIADGNGSASQQGDSVVVTPSDSFVGSMTVQYSVADKTGESNRYVTGRIQLTVEGKPGVPGTPTVESTRSRTVVMSWDPPASNGSPITGYTVTSANGVSQECPTTTCTITGLTNNVEYVFQVTATNANGTSDPSPASAPARPDTKPDQPAPPTLVFGDRSLTVNFTPPNNEGSPIEGYELQISPAPASGAPQRSAAGSPVTWEGLENGTAYKVRVQARNAAPDPSDWSDYSAAETPAGPPGVPQAPTTTRAKSVGAQSQLAVDWNDADPNGAPVTKYEVQEYRGGALVRTLPEIPASQQTITVDNAEADYSYAVRSYNKAGWSAYGAQSAPRRAVGAPAPPPPPALVEADTGGAGRAVTITYTPLSAAQRNGARENEVSYQASFNGRAWQPVSQNQTVGGFANGENVTAVIRAIVTSDGAGYTSEPGAPSAAVRPYGSPGAATAGGRDGRPEQKNLELSWGAPNTNAHDVKQIQIRIDGGGWENVGASGSRTINTGGYEERHTIDVRSLNSRDQPGPVASAAARSGTPPPPPPPEPPPKTEWTIRAGGPELDTRSCMDPANGTNWTGSGCTGSHWMYSETELVSDCYINRSSGPWYRQKSGPNRDANNNGLFLKGIHTYNGNNPPAGMRTC
- a CDS encoding adenylate/guanylate cyclase domain-containing protein encodes the protein MATDAGDPTPSVPSPLDRETIRRLERKLLGAERTLKRRDIAAGAGVSLLSARKLWRAMGFPNIGDDDVAFTEKDLQALTTIIDLVRQEQLTEDAAISITRAVGQMTDRMVVWQIEAIVEEMVAQRGLTDADARKTLVSELPDLIEPLEKTLVYAWRRQMNAAVQRLALRAESGLRSSEAGRDGDEQDAPLPLARAVGFADLVSYTSLSRQMNERTLAQLVQRFENKSAEIISVGGGRLVKTIGDEVLYIAESPEAGAEISLALSKAFSEDEFLPSARCSLVWGRVLSRLGDIYGPTVNLAARLTALAEPGEVLVDSGTAATLTQNEKFVLTPHEARQVRGFGEVRPVTLARGTGTGIILD